A window of Cydia pomonella isolate Wapato2018A chromosome 22, ilCydPomo1, whole genome shotgun sequence contains these coding sequences:
- the LOC133530310 gene encoding uncharacterized protein LOC133530310 produces the protein MAVSIYNNIVYGLEERQFPARLSYPQSLFDQLKKGGNKDALGVPAELEILLPQHPGVTEADVVGAPHESIITAISHEDVREALSPSHQQHESLYTDLQPGSGDPPVYTEHCSPEKIKMDTHAKSRTLPIAHYLYYIFLILLLSTPNVHCRQIGDWSQSALGVTYSQPIQLLRTVTITNSPNMRNVNFHYPNGPGGTRSVTITNCPDMSNVNFIFNDQPGAIITITITNCANMSNVAFIFNAGAGSITTVTLTNCPDMSNVTFFFNAAAGGIVTVTITNRPNMSGETFIYN, from the exons ATGGCTGTATctatatacaataatattgtttacgGGCTGGAGGAACGCCAATTTCCAGCTCGCTTGTCGTACCCACAGTCTTTATTTGACCAGCTGAAGAAGGGAGGAAATAAAGACGCCTTA GGGGTCCCAGCGGAGCTAGAAATCCTGCTGCCGCAGCACCCGGGCGTGACTGAAGCCGACGTGGTCGGCGCACCGCATGAGAGCATTATAACAGCCATATCTCATGAAGATGTACGCGAAGCCTTATCACCATCACACCAGCAACATGAATCACTTTACACAGATCTACAGCCAGGCTCCGGTGACCCTCCAGTTTACACTGAGCATTGTAGTCCCGAGAAAATCAAGATGGATACCCACGCAAAATCTAGAACACTGCCAATTGCTCATtatctttattatattttccttatattattattatcaaccCCCAATGTACACTGCCGCCAGATTGGAGATTGGTCACAGTCTGCACTTGGTGTAACATATTCTCAGCCTATACAGCTATTAAGAACAGTTACAATAACCAATAGCCCTAATATGCGAAATGTTAATTTTCATTACCCTAATGGACCTGGTGGAACAAGATCAGTTACAATAACCAATTGCCCTGACATGTCCaatgttaattttatatttaatgatcAACCTGGTGCAATTATAACAATTACAATAACCAACTGCGCTAATATGTCAAACGTtgcatttattttcaatgctGGAGCTGGTTCAATAACAACAGTTACACTAACCAATTGCCCTGATATGTcaaatgtaacattttttttcaatgcTGCAGCTGGTGGAATAGTAACAGTTACAATAACCAATCGCCCTAATATGTCAGGCGAGACATTCATTTACAACTAA